GAGAGGGGTTACGGACGCGGCCCATGCGGGGTCTTGATTCCTTTCTGTTTTCCTTTTACCAtctatcctcttcttcactcttcatcCATCACAGCTCCCTGAGTTTCTTCCAAGCGAAATTGGACAGAAAAGATGGCTCAACAATACAAGCTACCGTTCGAGGTACGTCATACCCCCGGCAAAGCTATAAATCACGAAAGGTACGAATACTTATTGCTTGCTTCTAGCTGGACAACCCGGACCTGCTCCACTTTGATTCCTACGTTGGAAACGCCTGGGTCACAGCAAAGAGTGGCAAGCGGTTTGAAGTTGTCGGTAAGTGCAGAATGGCCTCCCTCAATTCTCGCGTACTGACCAATGGTTATTAGACCCCGGTACTGATACCCCCTGGGCAAGCTGCCCGGCGAACTCAGCTGAAGACGTCGATTCCGCCGTGCAGGCCGCGCACGAGTCATTTGAGCAGTTCAAGAAGGTTAACCCTCGTCAGCGTGCACAGTGGCTCCTAAAATGGGACACCCTCATCCGCGAAGCGAAGGCCGATCTAGCCAAAATTCTCACGCATGAGACCGGCAAGCCGATCGCCGAGTCTAATGGTGAGATTGACTACGCTACCGGTTTTACCTGGTGGTTCGCCGGAGAGGCAGAGCGCATTCATGGATCCATAGctgttcctgctgctccAAACCGGCGTGTCTTCACCGTCAAGCAACCTATTGGTGTTGCGGCTGCTCTTGTTCCGTGGAACTTCCCCATTGCTATGGTTCTGCGAAAGGCAGGTGCagctcttgctgctggatgtaCAATGATTGTCAAGCCCAGTCCTGAGACGCCGTTGACAGCTTTGGTATTGGCCCATTTGGCCCAGAAGGCAGGGTTCCCTGCAGGGGTATTTAATGTGCTTACCACAGATTTGGAAAACACGCCACCGCTCAGCGAGAGTCTGTGCAAACATCCGCTTGTCAAAAAGGTTACTTTTACCGGGTCGACGCGAATTGGCAAGTTGATTGCTTCGCATTGTGCACATGGCTTGAAGAAAGTTACCCTTGAGTTGGGTGGAAACTGCCCGTTCATTGTCTTTGATGACGCGAATCTTGAACAAGCGTTGGACCAGTTGATGGCTCTTAAATGGCGCCATGCTGGACAGGCTTGTATCACAGCAAATCGGGTATATGTGCAGGCAGGTGTTTACGACAAGTTTGCCCAATTGCTCAAGGAAAAGACATCCAAGCTAGTGATTGGCCATGGCGCCAGTGACGGCACGACAATGGGTCCTCTCACAACCCCTCGAAGTATCGACAAGGCCATTAGCCAGGTTGAGGATGCACGGCAGCGAGGTGCAGAAGTCATTCTTGGCGGAAACCGTGTCCAGGGAACGAAGGGGTATTTCTTTGAGCCAACAATCTTGAAGAATATGACCAAGGAGATGCTAGTGTCTCGCGAGGAAACTTTTGCACCTGTCGCTGCCTTGTACCGATTTGagacagaggaggaaggagtGAAGCTAGCGAACGACACCAGCATGGGGCTCGCTAGCTACGCATTCACAAAGAACATTGACCGCATGTGGCGCTTGCTGGAGAATCTGGAAGCGGGTATGATTGGCATGAACACAGGCAACTCCTCTGCAGCCGAGTCACCTTTCGGAGGCATCAAGGAATCGGGGTATGGCAAGGAGAGCGGAAAGGAAGTGGCTGTGAACGAGTATCTTGTGACGAAGACGGGAACATTGACGATTGAGGGACAGTATTAGCGAGATGGAGAGCTTGGACCCTTGGACCAGATTGACATGTATCTGTATTGAGTATTCTTTCCGTTGCCTTAATACCGGCACAATTTGATTCGTCTTGTGGTTGCGACAGAGTATACGGCGGAGCATCGCGGTTTGTTATTTGAGGTGTGCATGACGCTAAGATCTGCCTCGGTGGCCGACGCCGTGGGCCGCCCTCGTAGAAGATTCCTGTTCTGGCAATTGTTGGATGTGAAAACTGAAAACCGGCGAAGCTGGACACAACCATCAGCTCGGATGTGGCCGTATATTTTCAATGAGAAGAATCAGCTGTCTCATATTTGAGTTCTTTCTTGATCGTCATTCGTTTAGTTGGCTACCTTGGGCTGCCTGATCGGGTAAGCCACGCACCTCACCTCGTCTATTATTCtttcctcgtctttcgcTCCTCACCCAATTTATAGGCATTCTCTCTTTCCATTCTGTTTAAAACCGGCCCCTTCCACTCCTTCGAGAATTGTCCTTGCTTTCATCCATTGCTCGAACGGTGTTGCTCCTTTGAGTTTGCTAGCTTatcaccatggcctctcGGCCTTCTCTCCATCAAGTGATCCAAACACACCCTCTCATCGATAATCATGCCCACAACCTCCTCTACAAATCTGCTGCCTGCAATTACGCCAAGTATCCTCTTGAACAAATCATATCGGAAGCTCAGGGAATCGCCCTAACCAACGCCCCTTCCACCCTGTCTTTCCATCGTGCTGCTGCCCAGCTCGCTACTCTATACCAATGCCCATCAACCGACTGGGAACAACTCAAGGCGGCCCGAGACCAATTAGTCCAGAGTGACTACGACGGTCTGATTCGCAAATGTTTAGAAGG
The nucleotide sequence above comes from Aspergillus puulaauensis MK2 DNA, chromosome 3, nearly complete sequence. Encoded proteins:
- a CDS encoding NAD-dependent succinate-semialdehyde dehydrogenase (COG:C;~EggNog:ENOG410PH7W;~InterPro:IPR015590,IPR016161,IPR016162,IPR016163;~PFAM:PF00171;~go_function: GO:0016491 - oxidoreductase activity [Evidence IEA];~go_function: GO:0016620 - oxidoreductase activity, acting on the aldehyde or oxo group of donors, NAD or NADP as acceptor [Evidence IEA];~go_process: GO:0055114 - oxidation-reduction process [Evidence IEA]); protein product: MAQQYKLPFELDNPDLLHFDSYVGNAWVTAKSGKRFEVVDPGTDTPWASCPANSAEDVDSAVQAAHESFEQFKKVNPRQRAQWLLKWDTLIREAKADLAKILTHETGKPIAESNGEIDYATGFTWWFAGEAERIHGSIAVPAAPNRRVFTVKQPIGVAAALVPWNFPIAMVLRKAGAALAAGCTMIVKPSPETPLTALVLAHLAQKAGFPAGVFNVLTTDLENTPPLSESLCKHPLVKKVTFTGSTRIGKLIASHCAHGLKKVTLELGGNCPFIVFDDANLEQALDQLMALKWRHAGQACITANRVYVQAGVYDKFAQLLKEKTSKLVIGHGASDGTTMGPLTTPRSIDKAISQVEDARQRGAEVILGGNRVQGTKGYFFEPTILKNMTKEMLVSREETFAPVAALYRFETEEEGVKLANDTSMGLASYAFTKNIDRMWRLLENLEAGMIGMNTGNSSAAESPFGGIKESGYGKESGKEVAVNEYLVTKTGTLTIEGQY